A window from Neodiprion fabricii isolate iyNeoFabr1 chromosome 2, iyNeoFabr1.1, whole genome shotgun sequence encodes these proteins:
- the LOC124176983 gene encoding cyclin-Y-like protein 1 encodes MGNKNSCCVYASPQTGRKELGRECGGRGLEEHLPEGEISANNLQHISEREPEDWDSDPSLHPCAGTIFMERSKQAIENGMVRKKSQHQIADTRTLKKSSSCSTIYLDDSTVSQPNLKNTVKCVALAIYYHIKNRTSQRQIDIFDEKLHPLTRDGVSEDYHRHNPEHKQIYKFIRTLFNAAQLTAECAIITLVYLERLLTYAEVDITPANWKRIALGAILLSSKVWDDQAVWNVDYCQILKDITVEDMNELERQFLEMLQFNINVPSSVYAKYYFDLRTLAEANELTFPSEPLSKEKAQKLEAMSRVYEDKVTAEVLRKGIKKWSSLDNVCIGGPRRSIAILS; translated from the exons ATGGGCAATAAGAATAGTTGCTGTGTTTACGCAAGCCCTCAAACAGGGCGGAAGGAATTAGGGCGTGAGTGCGGAGGCAGAGGGCTAGAGGAACATCTTCCAGAGGGTGAAATCAGTGCGAATAACTTGCAACATATAAGCGAGCGTGAACCAGAAGACTGGGACTCGGACCCATCGCTACATCCATGTGCAGGCACAATTTTTATGGAGCGATCTAAACAGGCAATTGAAA ATGGAATGGTTAGGAAAAAAAGTCAGCACCAAATTGCTGACACAAGGACGTTGAAGAAAAGCAGCAGTTGTAGTACCATCTATCTTGACGATAGTACCGTGTCGCAACCCAATCTTAAAAATACCGTTAAATGTGTCGCGTTAGCTATATATTATCACATTAAGAATCGAACGTCGCAACGTCAGATCGACATATTCGATGAAAAACTTCACCCACTTACG AGAGATGGTGTTTCTGAAGACTATCACAGACATAATCCAGAGCATAAgcaaatatacaaatttattaGAACATTGTTTAATGCCGCTCAGCTCACAGCTGAATGTGCTATTATAACACTAGTTTATCTAGAACGGCTTCTGACTTATGCCGAAGTTGACATAACTCCTGCTAATTGGAAGCGAATCGCACTTGGTGCCATACTTTTATCTTCCAAGGTGTGGGATGATCAGGCAGTGTGGAACGTTGACTATTGTCAAATACTTAAAGATATCACTGTGGAAGACAT GAACGAATTGGAAAGGCAGTTTCTGGAAATGCTACAATTTAATATAAATGTCCCTTCAAGCGTGTACGCAAAATACTACTTCGACCTCCGCACGCTTGCAGAGGCTAATGAACTAACATTCCCTAGTGAACCACTTAGCAAAGAGAAGGCACAAAAGCTTGAGGCAATGTCCAGGGTATACGAAGACAAAGTAACGGCAGAAGTATTACGTAAGGGTATTAAAAAATGGTCCAGTTTGGACAATGTGTGTATAGGTGGACCGAGACGTAGCATTGCTATCCTTTCTTAA
- the LOC124174713 gene encoding filamin-A, giving the protein MHSTMEHLRPEQLVGLVARSAEGTAAKGMAIKGHEDLWVEIQANTFRNWVNEHLRHHPATADSQGEVVDLAEDFRDGTRLCALVEILTNKRLPRWNSRPANQHHHLENVSTALQAIEADGVKLVNIGNVDIVNGNLKLILGLIWSLIVRYQIGKSKFPPRKLMLAWLKAVLPECRVNNFTTDWNSGVYLSALLDYCKPGLFPHWRQLDPNDNVYNCRKAMEISKREFGIPMVLEPEYLASPYLDELSGMTYLSYFMKEGSPGFHATLRWVNSQLPHAPVKNFTTDWNDGRALCSIVRNLGGPVPTYDRLDTDPKSWEHNLQQGIEGGKKIGVEPILKAKDMADQNVEHLGVMAYAAYFQWVKPRPQASEQIAVHVDSTSARVQQPAHFRLELLSKEVNLRDVRGEIISPSGRLECRLTWNNGHGKGTFIPTEVGMHKLMVYNDGELVNGCPYYFRVLPPLTKIKSPGMDPCAIGSIVEVLVNSYGTSHDGIDVTAWSPTGRALPCPVKENDGVHTATFQPDETGEWSIAITHKGNHIQGGPFTCFVFDPNGVKLLDMDGAMPGQQFSFIVDAQGTGGLGDVIIDVVHDKQSVVYRLEEIKPMQYRVTFTPRDAGKYRIYVYFNGTDVRGSPFCLRVGTQRGSRRSKDSTSSLEKTKVSSLERRMNGMGVNNGQSSPVQKNYSPSPTQGFGTLFGKNDSSNTASSAYKSSSNFIKESSSSMYHTSSAANQSPNSTLRNLHSPSLLKEVKEAYSSNSINRSRSPNFNLTVNRNSQSPKESKDVFSFGSLNRSRSPKPASPNTTARNLHSPSVIKESKEIYQSTSLNRSASPNVSPMTFRNATQSPGNRSLSPRNDKEIYGNRRGSMDNGVVDTTSNVRVSSMVGGTSRRDSWDAIAKTKSLLSYGSLESLANLANNSSANEHTVTSSRFTSNNSTNNYRTKNNYSTTNVSQSPKHSVNHRSTQQQNIQTSEYNSSLKYNGSTNGGQQTHGILKNRDYNGYQGIDTTDATHERLVGKSGSAFRPTKKDKLVTGDALSILPVRRPTSFALDLSIDASKATVHVIDPHGKELPVQKSVLRGQIFTIIAEEVGEHIIEVLVNGHHLNGSPFRSQAYNARAIQVGNIPNGVVDQPVEFKINGATAGSGNLEILVNGGHVTSFVRALGNQRFLASFVPHEAVTHLVEMTFNGETVPGSPWRVGIMSGPKMSVVGDSVRLVPAGSPALFELSALGFTSNEIDVQILTPTKRHIAAHIDEEPGRPGEFRVEFTPTEVGSHLVEVSIAGQKLPAGPLVAKVYNSSLIQVTDVPSAVVGHACQFRVDASAAGEGQLEISINEGEVPNHVQVVGGGRCLVSFTPDVAKPHYIDIKFNGETVAGCPFVCNVSDTSRVTLSLGHLELIAVDQPASFHMAVDGSGSAELAVSVRGPLTELPVKVTGNMHSGFTAEFTPRDVGVHSISVEYNGHPVNGTPFLAKAFNADKVLVGPVARGSVGQPTHFTVDASQAGEGNLEITISARGHNIPTQVTPQGNARFSVSFVPFEACEHVISIAFNKKTVPGCPILTRVGGDSNVTVSGQALSSAGLGRQSYLTVSNVAGSLEDLEVNVEGPNGQAVPAQVTDNKDTTCSVAFTPRVVGEHRISVSHRNVPVVGSPFSCKVYDVAAIKVKDAKRGVIGQPATFLVETSQAGPGNLEVTVNGGRVPTSAQAQGPHTYAISFTPREPIVHTIDLRFNGEDVPGSPFSCQVSDTAKVLITEGLEKVSVNRMAMFTIEADTSLGTPTVEVLSPTRDSLPVQIKPIRTGAYNASFTPTDVGDHSVEVKLSGSHIEGSPFLVKAYNADKVKVTDINNGVVGKPVFFSINASQAGAGNLEIIVAVNGKNVPNYVQSEGNAKFRVNFKPQEAAVHSLSVRFNGEPVPGSPFSCKVVGAGQAVITGHNLKMASIKQVTSFTVDPQAPSMNCDVIVTPPSGIALPITIEPVDEKYNISFTPTEVGRHNIGILVDGEHIKGSPLACNIYDVTKVHISGLTEALLGQATTFTVDAAEAGEGTLELVVSTENNTVKAEVVACARGLYDVTFVPQTTSTHYVNISFNDDNVPGSPFKCPVVGGGLEGPSVIRVGNTAYMDLDMPGLEGPISAEVTGPDGLIIPSTLTKLSLTLYRVEVRTRLVGMYNVTFSDGHKVISTQSLQAFDPSKVTIKEISDTVCHRPGTIIVVASKEAGPGKLSVNVRAGGADVDSLIREGNNGHYEVVFHPTRAAPHRVHIKYNDMHIQGSPLEVAVRGPTGGREVTATGLGLYQSLVGKVTFFTIETLGHAGKEFDVVISGPQGNAVPVRCYQHRDGNLLAEFTTNSVGMYKIDVLQGAKPVLGSPFFCQAFDTSKVKLQDLGPSVVSVHDRIAFKLLRADAGMAELDVSATSPLGEELPLQVTTLNDGTELIELTPSIPGNYMVNINYGGSPIPDSPIVYTVEAAGQARAKGEGLISGHVGKPAHFIVTGTRSPPAVQVDGPDSVSKAMVEAGANPGTWNVSYVPTEVGVFDIRVVCSGQQLPGSPWHPKIIDTRNLRIIGGWAAVCDDAGRLKVYPLNKISFDTAEAGPGELSGTIGDYPLNFEMTSSNRLKLVAPQIAGGEHQMEILFNGVPFPGAPKLAVTPEVEPPVSDTSRVILTGRGLAAAKCGEEASFTIDGSQAGNGTPKVQLLSPTNEITVMLQHLGDSVYRASYIPLTSESLLLTVLWNGRQVKGCPLQVNVASAADAARVICSGDGLKQGTVGQEIRSFIDTRRAGPGELTANCVGPHKVAYCELYDHGDATFTLNVKPQESGRHILTIKYAGEHVPGSPFTLRVSGAPDASKVRVYGPGIEHGVLATFQSRFICDTRGAGAGQLTVRVRGPKGAFRVEMQRENQKDRTILCRYDPTEPGEYRVEVRWAGVLVPGSPFPVRIVDTQDELLLLAQSTDTYSSSHQTITSWRGSQAIL; this is encoded by the exons ATGCATTCAACGATGGAGCATCTTCGACCGGAACAGCTGGTGGGCCTGGTAGCCCGTTCAGCAGAAGGAACAGCAGCCAAAGGAATGGCAATCAAAGGCCATGAGGATTTGTGGGTTGAAATACAGGCTAATACCTTTAGAAATTGGGTTAACGAACATCTGCGGCATCATCCAGCGACTGCTGACAGCCAGGGAGAAGTCGTCGACCTAGCCGAAGACTTCAGGGATGGAACGCGCCTCTGTGCTCTGGTCGAAATCCTGACTAATAAACGCCTTCCCCGCTGGAATTCACGTCCAGCAAATCAGCACCATCATCTGGAAAACGTTTCTACTGCATTGCAGGCCATAGAAGCTGACGGTGTCAAGCTCGTTAACATCG GCAACGTCGATATTGTCAATGGAAATTTAAAGCTGATTCTGGGTCTGATATGGTCGCTTATTGTCAGGTACCAAATAGGAAAGTCTAAGTTCCCTCCTAGAAAACTAATGCTGGCTTGGCTCAAG GCAGTACTACCAGAATGTAGAGTTAACAACTTCACTACTGACTGGAACTCAGGCGTCTATCTCAGCGCCTTGTTGGACTACTGCAAGCCTGGACTATTTCCACACTGGCGACAACTTGATCCGAATGATAA TGTCTACAACTGCCGAAAAGCAATGGAGATATCAAAACGTGAATTCGGTATTCCAATGGTTTTGGAACCGGAATATCTGGCTTCTCCGTACTTGGACGAACTCTCAGGAATGACGTACTTGTCGTATTTCATGAAAGAAGGTTCACCAGGATTTCATGCCACCTTGAGATGGGTCAATTCTCAGCTACCACATGCTCCTGTCAAGAATTTCACC ACCGACTGGAACGACGGTCGAGCGCTTTGCAGTATCGTTAGGAATTTAGGTGGTCCTGTACCAACTTATGACAGACTTGATACTGATCCAAAGTCTTGGGAGCACAATTTACAGCAAG GCATCGagggtggtaaaaaaataggTGTGGAGCCCATATTGAAGGCTAAGGACATGGCGGATCAAAATGTCGAACATTTAGGCGTGATGGCATACGCCGCCTACTTCCAATGGGTAAAACCACGTCCCCAAGCAAGTGAGCAAATCGCCGTTCACGTTGACAGCACCTCTGCTAGAGTGCAACAGCCT GCACATTTTAGATTAGAGTTACTTTCAAAGGAAGTTAACCTCCGCGATGTTCGAGGTGAAATAATCAGTCCTAGTGGACGGTTGGAGTGCAGACTCACATGGAACAATGGTCACGGAAAAGGGACGTTCATTCCAACTGAAGTCGGGATGCACAAG TTGATGGTCTATAACGACGGGGAGTTGGTGAATGGATGTCCGTATTACTTTAGAGTATTGCCTCCCTTGACCAAAATCAAGTCCCCAGGTATGGACCCCTGTGCCATCGGCTCAATAGTAGAAGTTCTGGTGAACAGTTATG GTACTAGTCATGATGGCATTGACGTAACTGCTTGGTCTCCAACTGGCCGAGCGCTGCCTTGCCCAGTAAAGGAAAACGACGGTGTTCACACAGCTACTTTTCAACCAGACGAGACTGGAGAATGGAGTATTGCTATTACTCATAAGGGTAATCACATCCAAGGTGGACCATTTACGTGCTTTGTTTTTGACCCAAACGGTGTCAAG CTACTTGACATGGACGGCGCGATGCCAGGTCAACAATTCTCGTTCATCGTGGATGCGCAGGGAACAGGCGGGCTTGGTGACGTCATTATCGATGTGGTCCACGACAAGCAATCAGTTGTATACAGGCTTGAAGAGATCAAACCGATGCAATACAGGGTGACTTTCACTCCACGAGACGCGGGCAAGTACCGGATTTACGTGTACTTCAATGGCACCGATGTTAGAGGGTCGCCGTTTTGTCTACGAGTTGGAACGCAAAGAGGTTCGAGACGCTCAAAGGACTCGACCTCGAGTCTGGAAAAGACAAAGGTATCCTCACTAGAGAGAAGGATGAACGGAATGGGCGTCAACAACGGACAGTCAAGTCCTGTGCAAAAGAATTACTCTCCGAGCCCAACACAAGGCTTTGGCACATTGTTCGGGAAAAACGATTCCAGTAACACTGCATCTTCGGCGTACAAAAGTTCGTCAAATTTCATAAAGGAAAGCAGCAGTTCGATGTATCACACGAGCAGCGCCGCAAATCAGAGCCCAAATTCAACCCTGAGAAATTTGCACAGCCCGTCTTTGCTGAAAGAAGTGAAAGAGgcttactcatcaaattcGATCAATCGATCCCGGTCACccaatttcaatttgacgGTGAATCGGAACTCTCAGAGTCCCAAAGAGTCGAAAGATGTGTTTTCCTTTGGTTCTTTAAATCGATCTCGATCCCCAAAGCCAGCTAGTCCAAATACTACGGCACGGAATTTGCACAGCCCATCGGTTATCAAAGAGTCCAAGGAGATTTACCAGTCCACTTCTCTCAACCGGTCGGCATCGCCTAATGTCAGTCCCATGACCTTCAGAAATGCAACCCAAAGTCCCGGGAATCGGAGCTTGAGTCCGAGGAATGACAAAGAAATTTATGGCAACCGGAGAGGATCCATGGACAACGGTGTTGTAGATACGACAAGTAATGTTAGAG TTTCATCAATGGTGGGTGGAACTTCTCGACGTGACTCGTGGGATGCGATAGCCAAAACAAAATCGTTACTTTCATATGGGAGCCTCGAGTCTTTGGCCAACTTGGCAAATAATTCATCAGCGAATGAGCATACAGTGACCAGTTCGAGGTTCACGAGCAACAACAGCACCAACAATTATAGAACTAAGAATAATTATAGTACCACAAACGTATCGCAAAGCCCGAAGCATTCTGTGAACCACCGCAGCACTCAGCAGCAAAATATACAAACATCCGAGTACAACTCGTCTCTCAAATACAACGGTAGCACAAATGGAGGCCAGCAAACACATGGGATTCTCAAAAATAGAGATTACAATGGCTACCAAGGCATCGACACCACCGATGCAACTCACGAACGTCTTGTTGGAAAGAGTGGCTCCGCCTTCAGACCGACCAAGAAAGACAAATTGGTCACTGGTGATGCCCTCAGCATTTTGCCGGTTCGTAGGCCGACGTCTTTCGCTCTGGACTTGAGCATCGATGCTAGTAAAGCAACAGTTCACGttattg ATCCACACGGCAAAGAGTTGCCGGTGCAGAAATCAGTGCTTCGcggacaaattttcacaatcaTTGCCGAGGAAGTGGGCGAACACATTATAGAGGTGCTTGTAAACGGACACCATCTCAATGGTTCTCCTTTTAG ATCTCAAGCGTACAACGCAAGAGCCATTCAAGTTGGGAATATACCTAATGGAGTTGTAGATCAGCCTGTTGAATTCAAAA TAAATGGAGCTACAGCTGGTTCTGGAAATCTGGAAATACTTGTGAACGGTGGCCATGTTACTAGCTTTGTGAGAGCACTTGGTAATCAAAGATTTTTAGCTTCGTTCGTGCCACACGAAGCTGTTACACACTTGGTAGAAATGACGTTCAACGGTGAAACAGTACCTG GTTCGCCGTGGCGTGTAGGCATCATGTCAGGTCCAAAAATGTCAGTTGTTGGCGACTCAGTGAGATTGGTCCCAGCCGGTTCCCCTGCTCTGTTCGAGTTATCCGCCCTTGGTTTTACGAGCAATGAAATTGATGTGCAAATTCTCA ctccGACAAAAAGACACATCGCTGCACACATAGATGAGGAACCGGGCCGCCCAGGGGAATTCAGGGTCGAGTTCACACCAACCGAAGTTGGAAGTCATCTGGTGGAGGTGAGCATCGCGGGTCAAAAGCTACCGGCTGGACCTCTTGTCGCCAAAGTCTACAACAGCAGCTTAATCCAAGTTACTGACGTCCCAAGTGCTGTCGTTGGACACGCCTGCCAATTTCGAG TTGACGCCAGTGCTGCTGGCGAGGGACAGTTAGAGATTTCAATAAATGAAGGGGAAGTTCCGAACCACGTtcaggtggtcggaggtggacgttGCCTTGTATCGTTTACACCTGATGTAGCGAAACCACATTACATCGACATCAAATTCAATGGTGAAACCGTTGCTGGGTGCCCATTTGTGTGCAATGTTTCTGACACTAGCAGAGTCACTCTGAGTCTTGGACACTTGGAACTGATCGCCGTCGATCAACCGGCTTCTTTTCACATGGCTGTTGACGGAAGTGGAAGCGCTGAGCTTGCAGTCTCTGTCAGAG GGCCGCTCACCGAGCTACCAGTCAAAGTGACGGGCAATATGCACAGTGGTTTCACTGCGGAATTTACACCCCGAGACGTCGGTGTTCACTCAATCAGTGTAGAATATAACGGTCATCCCGTCAACGGAACCCCGTTTTTGGCTAAAGCATTCAATGCCGACAAAGTATTAGTTGGCCCAGTAGCCAGAGGGAGCGTTGGCCAACCTACGCATTTTACGG TTGATGCTAGTCAGGCCGGTGAAGGAAATCTCGAAATAACAATATCGGCACGTGGTCACAATATCCCGACTCAGGTAACTCCACAAGGAAATGCTAGATTTTCGGTTAGCTTTGTGCCTTTCGAGGCATGCGAACATGTTATCAGCATTGCTTTTAACAAGAAGACAGTACCGGGATGTCCAATATTAACCAGAGTCGGTGGTGACAGTAATGTGACCGTTAGTGGGCAGGCGTTGAGCAGTGCAGGCTTAGGACGGCAGAGCTATCTTACCGTCAGTAACGTTGCCGGTAGCTTGGAAGACCTTGAAGTTAATGTTGAAG GGCCCAACGGACAGGCCGTCCCGGCTCAGGTCACTGACAACAAAGACACAACCTGCAGCGTGGCTTTCACTCCAAGAGTTGTTGGAGAGCACAGAATATCGGTGAGCCATCGCAATGTGCCCGTTGTCGGCAGCCCATTCAGCTGCAAAGTCTACGACGTTGCTGCCATCAAAGTGAAGGATGCTAAACGAGGAGTGATTGGTCAGCCTGCTACGTTTTTAG TTGAAACGAGCCAAGCTGGACCTGGGAATCTGGAAGTTACTGTCAATGGCGGGAGAGTTCCGACATCCGCACAGGCCCAGGGTCCACACACGTACGCTATATCATTTACACCTCGTGAACCAATTGTTCACACTATCGATCTGAGATTCAACGGCGAAGATGTTCCTGGAAGTCCGTTTAGTTGTCAG GTCAGTGACACAGCAAAAGTTTTAATCACTGAAGGATTGGAAAAGGTCTCTGTAAATCGGATGGCGATGTTTACTATCGAAGCAGACACTTCTCTGGGAACTCCGACTGTGGAAGTTCTATCACCAACAAGAGACAGTCTACCAGTACAAATCAAACCTATTAGAACTGGCGCTTATAACGCCAGTTTCACTCCAACTGACGTCG GAGATCACAGTGTCGAGGTAAAGCTGAGCGGTTCGCACATCGAGGGCAGTCCGTTTCTCGTCAAAGCTTACAATGCGGATAAAGTCAAAGTGACTGATATAAACAACGGAGTTGTAGGAAAGCCCGTATTTTTTAGCA TTAATGCTAGTCAAGCAGGCGCTGGTAATCTGGAAATAATAGTAGCGGTCAATGGCAAAAACGTACCGAATTATGTGCAGAGCGAAGGAAATGCTAAATTCAGGGTCAACTTCAAGCCCCAAGAAGCTGCGGTACATAGCTTGAGCGTGCGATTCAATGGAGAGCCTGTTCCTG GATCACCCTTCAGCTGCAAGGTGGTTGGTGCAGGTCAGGCAGTTATCACAGGCCATAATCTAAAAATGGCATCCATAAAGCAAGTAACATCTTTCACCGTTGATCCTCAAGCCCCATCAATGAATTGTGATGTGATAGTAACTCCACCGTCCGGAATAGCCTTGCCAATCACTATTGAACCAGTCGACGAAAAGTATAACATAAGTTTTACCCCAACTGAAGTAGGAAGGCATAATATCGGAATACTCGTTGATGGTGAACACATAAAAGGATCGCCACTGGCTTGCAATATTTATGATGTTACAAAG GTTCACATTTCGGGACTCACTGAGGCGCTTTTAGGCCAAGCAACGACTTTCACAGTCGATGCAGCGGAAGCTGGTGAAGGAACTTTGGAGCTCGTAGTCAGCACAGAGAACAACACTGTGAAGGCCGAGGTAGTTGCTTGTGCTCGCGGGCTTTACGACGTTACGTTTGTGCCTCAAACGACAAGCACTCATTACGTCAATATCAGTTTCAACGATGATAACGTGCCAG GAAGTCCGTTCAAGTGTCCAGTCGTCGGAGGAGGTCTAGAAGGCCCGTCTGTGATTAGAGTGGGCAATACAGCTTATATGGATTTAGATATGCCTGGATTGGAGGGACCGATATCAGCTGAAGTCACTG GTCCAGATGGTCTTATCATTCCATCGACTTTGACAAAACTTTCGTTAACACTATACCGGGTGGAAGTTAGGACACGCCTAGTGGGAATGTATAACGTGACATTCAGCGATGGCCACAAAGTAATCAGCACACAAAGTCTCCAGGCGTTTGATCCGAGTAAGGTTACTATCAAGGAAATATCTGACACGGTCTGCCATCGTCCTGGAACGATAATTG TTGTGGCATCTAAGGAAGCTGGACCAGGTAAATTATCAGTGAATGTTCGAGCTGGTGGAGCAGATGTGGACAGTTTGATACGGGAAGGAAACAACGGGCATTACGAGGTCGTTTTCCACCCAACTCGTGCGGCACCGCATAGAGTTCATATCAAATACAACGACATGCATATTCAAG GAAGTCCATTGGAAGTTGCAGTTCGAGGACCAACTGGTGGACGTGAAGTGACTGCAACTGGACTGGGTTTATATCAGTCTTTGGTTGGGAAAGTTACATTTTTCACCATAGAAACTCTTGGCCATGCCGGCAAAGAGTTTGATGTGGTTATAAGTGGTCCTCAAGGGAACGCGGTTCCTGTTCGTTGTTACCAGCATCGAGACGGAAATTTGCTCGCCGAATTCACAACCAATTCCGTTG gAATGTACAAAATTGATGTACTCCAAGGTGCCAAGCCGGTGCTTGGCTCACCATTTTTTTGCCAAGCCTTTGATACTTCTAAGGTGAAACTTCAAGATCTAGGACCATCAGTTGTCTCGGTTCATGACCGCATTGCATTTAAAC TGTTGAGAGCAGATGCTGGAATGGCAGAGTTGGATGTTAGTGCCACTAGTCCACTGGGAGAGGAACTTCCACTCCAAGTTACGACTCTCAATGACGGAACTGAACTCATCGAATTAACGCCGAGCATTCCTGGAAACTATATGGTCAATATAAATTATG GAGGTTCGCCAATACCTGACAGTCCAATAGTTTATACGGTTGAAGCAGCAGGTCAGGCACGGGCCAAGGGAGAAGGATTAATCAGTGGTCACGTTGGAAAACCTGCCCATTTTATTGTCACTGGCACCAGAAGTCCACCGGCAGTTCAG GTTGACGGCCCAGATAGCGTTTCGAAAGCAATGGTTGAAGCTGGGGCGAATCCTGGAACTTGGAATGTTTCCTACGTGCCAACTGAGGTCGGTGTATTCGATATCAGAGTCGTTTGTTCGGGACAGCAGCTACCAGGATCGCCGTGGCATCCAAAAATCATTGACACAAGAAATTTGCGTATTATTG GTGGGTGGGCAGCTGTCTGCGATGACGCAGGTCGACTGAAAGTTTATCCGTTGAACAAAATCAGTTTCGATACAGCGGAAGCTGGGCCAGGCGAACTTAGTGGAACAATAGGGGATTATCCtctgaattttgaaatgaCTTCTAGTAATAGACTGAAGCTTGTTGCTCCTCAAATTGCTGGCGGAGAGCACCAAatggaaatattattcaacGGAGTGCCTTTTCCAGGTGCTCCAAAACTTGCTGTAACACCCGAAGTTGAG CCACCAGTTTCTGATACAAGTAGAGTGATTTTAACGGGGCGAGGATTAGCGGCAGCGAAATGCGGGGAGGAAGCTAGTTTTACAATAGATGGATCGCAAGCGGGAAATGGGACGCCAAAAGTTCAATTGCTGTCACCGACGAATGAGATTACCGTGATGCTTCAGCATTTGG GTGACAGTGTCTACCGGGCAAGCTACATTCCTCTTACATCAGAATCACTCTTACTAACGGTACTATGGAATGGCAGACAAGTGAAGGGGTGTCCCTTGCAGGTGAATGTTGCCAGTGCTGCTGATGCCGCTCGCGTGATATGCTCCGGCGATGGATTGAAGCAAGGAACAGTAGGCCAAGAGATAAGAAGTTTCATTGATACACGGAGGGCGGGACcag gtGAGTTAACAGCGAATTGCGTGGGGCCTCACAAGGTTGCATACTGCGAGTTGTACGATCATGGAGACGCAACGTTCACGCTGAATGTCAAGCCTCAAGAATCAGGCCGACATATCCTCACCATAAAATATGCGGGGGAACACGTACCCGGCTCGCCATTTACTCTGCGAGTTTCCGGTGCTCCTGACGCATCTAAG GTGCGTGTCTATGGACCGGGAATCGAACACGGCGTCTTAGCAACATTCCAGTCGCGATTTATTTGCGACACTCGAGGCGCAGGCGCTGGCCAATTGACGGTTAGAGTGCGGGGACCGAAAGGAGCCTTTCGGGTTGAAATGCAACGCGAGAATCAAAAAGACCGCACAATTTTGTGCCGGTATGACCCTACTGAACCCGGAGAATATCGAGTCGAAGTACGATGGGCAGGCGTACTTGTTCCCGGCTCACCGTTTCCAGTAAGGATTGTTGACACACAAGACGAACTGCTGCTCCTTGCGCAG AGTACAGATACTTATTCAAGCAGCCATCAGACTATCACCTCGTGGCGTGGATCACAGGCTATTCTATAG
- the LOC124175793 gene encoding chymotrypsin inhibitor Ani s 6-like gives MNPIPIFAVFLVLGAAAIVNVSSLPNYGGSSWAVSPKDCSRSEVFSRCDGNPSCQKTCDNYNEPIPCTRSSGLEGNMCYPGCVCKPGFVRVAQGDQCIPLDKCEGRVKH, from the exons ATGAATCCGATTCCAATTTTCGCCGTGTTCCTGGTTCTTGGCGCTGCAGCCATCGTCAACGTTTCTAGTCTTCCGAATTACGGTG ggAGTTCGTGGGCAGTGAGTCCGAAGGATTGTTCCCGAAGCGAGGTCTTTTCAAGGTGCGACGGTAACCCAAGTTGCCAAAAGACTTGCGACAACTATAACGAGCCCATCCCTTGCACTCGGAGCAGCGGCCTCGAAGGAAATATGTGTTACCCTGGCTGCGTTTGCAAACCTGGTTTCGTCCGCGTTGCACAAGGCGACCAGTGCATCCCGTTGGACAAGTGCGAAGGCAGAGTCAAACATTAG